The Hippoglossus hippoglossus isolate fHipHip1 chromosome 19, fHipHip1.pri, whole genome shotgun sequence genome has a segment encoding these proteins:
- the prodh2 gene encoding hydroxyproline dehydrogenase isoform X1 yields the protein MMIRPPLRPSLHHLLPLRVMGTAATRTVAARQPDLLSAALAFQDPSAFKVKSWGELLRALGVFRLCSIPVLVNNCGKLMSAARTILGRRGFSLLLRPTVYAQFVAGESEAEISQSMEKMKLLGLRPMLAVPIEEDLGESTGEKRYDDNMEAMLECVRMSHGNTWSQDPMMQLKMTALLSPDLCVKLTTLIAQQPYDLSLVVKAMDGEPISFPGLDESEVAHFLCGLRRLNKIAEESVNKVRVLVDAEYTYMNPALSLVTMAMMKKFNKDSAWIWNTYQCYLKESRSLLLEALSLSKSEGFCLGVKLVRGAYMDKERTLAEKEGRLDPVHQCWEDTNDSYNGLLDVMLKAISQKPERHRIIIATHNEESVRRAAQRMEELEINKDGGSVCFGQLLGMCDHVSLTLAKEGYAIYKSVPYGSVDDTLPYLVRRAQENRTVLQGIRKERELLRKEVWRRLRLSHVK from the exons ATGATGATACGCCCTCCTCTGCGCCCCTCACTCCATCACCTCCTGCCGCTGAGGGTGATGGGCACCGCGGCCACCCGGACGGTGGCTGCCAGGCAGCCCGACCTGCTCTCGGCCGCTCTGGCCTTCCAGGATCCCAGCGCCTTCAAGGTGAAGAGTTGGGGGGAGCTGCTGCGTGCTCTGGGGGTCTTCCGCCTCTGCTCCATCCCAGTGCTGGTGAACAACTGTGGGAAG CTTATGTCCGCAGCACGCACCATCCTGGGGAGAAGGGGCTTTTCCTTGCTGCTGCGGCCCACCGTGTACGCTCAGTTTGTGGCCGGAGAGAGTGAGGCAGAGATCTCTCAGTCCATGGAGAAGATGAAGCTGCTGGGACTGAGGCCCATGCTGGCAGTGCCCATTGAGGAGGATCTTGGAGAAAGCACCGG GGAGAAGAGATATGACGACAACATGGAGGCCATGCTGGAATGTGTGCGAATGTCACACGGCAACACCTGGAGCCAAGACCCAATGATGCAGCTGAAGATGACAGCTCTGCTCAGCCCGGATCTGTGT GTGAAACTCACAACCCTCATTGCACAACAACCGTACGACCTGAGTCTGGTTGTGAAGGCCATGGATggagag ccaatcagcttcCCTGGGTTGGATGAAAGTGAAGTCGCCCACTTCCTGTGTGGTCTTCGGAGACTCAACAAAATAGCAGAG GAGAGTGTAAACAAAGTCCGAGTCCTGGTGGATGCTGAGTACACCTACATGAACCCCGCCCTCTCTCTTGTCACCATGGCGATGATGAAGAAGTTTAACAAAGACAGCGCCTGGATTTGGAACACATATCAGTGTTATCTGAAG GAGTCCAGGTCCCTCCTGTTAGaagctctgtctctgtccaagAGCGAGGGTTTCTGTCTGGGGGTCAAGCTGGTGAGAGGAGCCTACATGGACAAAGAGAGGACACTGGCAGAGAAAGAAGGTCGACTGGACCCCGTCCATCAGTGCTGGGAGGACACCAACGACAG TTATAACGGCTTGCTGGATGTCATGCTGAAAGCCATATCCCAGAAACCCGAGCGCCACAGGATCATCATCGCCACCCACAACGAGGAGTCCGTGAGACGAGCCGCCCAACG GATGGAAGAGTTGGAGATTAACAAAGATGGAGGTTCAGTGTGTTTCGGCCAGCTGCTGGGAATGTGTGACCACGTCTCCCTCACACTCG cTAAGGAGGGTTATGCCATATACAAGTCAGTGCCATACGGCTCAGTGGACGACACACTGCCCTACCTGGTGCGTCGGGCTCAGGAGAATCGCACTGTGTTGCAGGGAATCCGCAAAGAGAGGGAGCTACTGAGGAAAGAGGTGTGGAGGAGGCTGCGTCTGAG CCATGTTAAATAG
- the prodh2 gene encoding hydroxyproline dehydrogenase isoform X2 yields MMIRPPLRPSLHHLLPLRVMGTAATRTVAARQPDLLSAALAFQDPSAFKVKSWGELLRALGVFRLCSIPVLVNNCGKLMSAARTILGRRGFSLLLRPTVYAQFVAGESEAEISQSMEKMKLLGLRPMLAVPIEEDLGESTGEKRYDDNMEAMLECVRMSHGNTWSQDPMMQLKMTALLSPDLCVKLTTLIAQQPYDLSLVVKAMDGEPISFPGLDESEVAHFLCGLRRLNKIAEESVNKVRVLVDAEYTYMNPALSLVTMAMMKKFNKDSAWIWNTYQCYLKESRSLLLEALSLSKSEGFCLGVKLVRGAYMDKERTLAEKEGRLDPVHQCWEDTNDSYNGLLDVMLKAISQKPERHRIIIATHNEESVRRAAQRMEELEINKDGGSVCFGQLLGMCDHVSLTLGWLLIIYIICIKSLCLFHRTQDLTCRQILKYSYIDEHVHVSCLSPLPSS; encoded by the exons ATGATGATACGCCCTCCTCTGCGCCCCTCACTCCATCACCTCCTGCCGCTGAGGGTGATGGGCACCGCGGCCACCCGGACGGTGGCTGCCAGGCAGCCCGACCTGCTCTCGGCCGCTCTGGCCTTCCAGGATCCCAGCGCCTTCAAGGTGAAGAGTTGGGGGGAGCTGCTGCGTGCTCTGGGGGTCTTCCGCCTCTGCTCCATCCCAGTGCTGGTGAACAACTGTGGGAAG CTTATGTCCGCAGCACGCACCATCCTGGGGAGAAGGGGCTTTTCCTTGCTGCTGCGGCCCACCGTGTACGCTCAGTTTGTGGCCGGAGAGAGTGAGGCAGAGATCTCTCAGTCCATGGAGAAGATGAAGCTGCTGGGACTGAGGCCCATGCTGGCAGTGCCCATTGAGGAGGATCTTGGAGAAAGCACCGG GGAGAAGAGATATGACGACAACATGGAGGCCATGCTGGAATGTGTGCGAATGTCACACGGCAACACCTGGAGCCAAGACCCAATGATGCAGCTGAAGATGACAGCTCTGCTCAGCCCGGATCTGTGT GTGAAACTCACAACCCTCATTGCACAACAACCGTACGACCTGAGTCTGGTTGTGAAGGCCATGGATggagag ccaatcagcttcCCTGGGTTGGATGAAAGTGAAGTCGCCCACTTCCTGTGTGGTCTTCGGAGACTCAACAAAATAGCAGAG GAGAGTGTAAACAAAGTCCGAGTCCTGGTGGATGCTGAGTACACCTACATGAACCCCGCCCTCTCTCTTGTCACCATGGCGATGATGAAGAAGTTTAACAAAGACAGCGCCTGGATTTGGAACACATATCAGTGTTATCTGAAG GAGTCCAGGTCCCTCCTGTTAGaagctctgtctctgtccaagAGCGAGGGTTTCTGTCTGGGGGTCAAGCTGGTGAGAGGAGCCTACATGGACAAAGAGAGGACACTGGCAGAGAAAGAAGGTCGACTGGACCCCGTCCATCAGTGCTGGGAGGACACCAACGACAG TTATAACGGCTTGCTGGATGTCATGCTGAAAGCCATATCCCAGAAACCCGAGCGCCACAGGATCATCATCGCCACCCACAACGAGGAGTCCGTGAGACGAGCCGCCCAACG GATGGAAGAGTTGGAGATTAACAAAGATGGAGGTTCAGTGTGTTTCGGCCAGCTGCTGGGAATGTGTGACCACGTCTCCCTCACACTCGGTTGGCTGCtgattatttatattatctGTATAAAGTCATTGTGCTTATTCCACAGGACACAGGACTTAACCTGCAGACAAATACTCAAATAT TCCTACATTGATGAACATGTTCACGtctcatgtctctctcctcttccctccagcTAA